From a region of the Sporosarcina ureilytica genome:
- a CDS encoding TorD/DmsD family molecular chaperone, which yields MKQSITHEELNYILSARQFIYDILARFFVEEPSKKYLTYFVENNLINIFPFVEDSKGMQEAIDDIKSYLKEHDVIHDDDDFENLHWDYTKMFIGPLELKAPPWESVYVRKDRLLFQENTVAVQRKYEEFGFVIRDQNLEAEDHVGFELDFMFHLNELCIDVIEKGEPHTVTYLYYLIDQQEKFLENHLLAFVPAFSEKVIANADTQFFKGMAKLLNAYVTLDRAILREIANLNVIITTDGKKGAS from the coding sequence ATGAAACAGTCTATTACCCATGAAGAACTAAATTATATTCTTAGTGCTCGACAATTTATTTATGATATTTTAGCAAGATTTTTCGTTGAAGAGCCTTCGAAAAAGTACCTGACGTATTTTGTAGAAAACAATCTCATCAATATTTTTCCATTTGTAGAGGACTCCAAAGGTATGCAAGAAGCGATTGACGATATTAAAAGCTATTTAAAAGAACATGATGTCATTCATGATGATGACGACTTTGAAAATTTACACTGGGATTACACGAAAATGTTTATCGGACCATTAGAACTGAAAGCCCCTCCTTGGGAATCGGTTTATGTACGAAAGGATCGTTTGTTATTTCAAGAAAATACTGTAGCGGTACAAAGGAAGTATGAGGAGTTTGGTTTTGTCATTCGTGACCAGAACTTAGAAGCCGAAGACCACGTTGGGTTTGAACTTGATTTCATGTTTCATTTGAACGAGTTATGCATCGATGTGATTGAAAAAGGAGAACCTCATACGGTCACTTATTTGTATTATTTGATCGACCAACAGGAGAAATTTCTAGAAAATCATTTACTAGCTTTCGTACCGGCATTTTCCGAAAAGGTGATTGCCAATGCAGATACGCAGTTTTTTAAAGGAATGGCGAAATTATTAAATGCTTATGTGACACTTGATCGAGCAATCCTTCGTGAAATCGCCAACTTAAATGTAATCATCACAACAGATGGGAAGAAGGGGGCCTCCTAA